Proteins encoded together in one Candidatus Nitrosocaldus cavascurensis window:
- a CDS encoding HypC/HybG/HupF family hydrogenase formation chaperone — MCISFPARVTHVSDDGAIAEAESMVDGSIIDVNILFLQDVNVGDYIIVHSGIGVRVVSRDHAMQICSIFRDSLKEEYDL, encoded by the coding sequence ATGTGCATCTCATTCCCAGCAAGGGTAACCCATGTATCAGATGATGGTGCGATAGCAGAGGCAGAGAGTATGGTGGATGGTAGTATCATAGATGTAAACATACTATTCCTGCAAGATGTTAACGTAGGAGATTACATAATTGTACATTCTGGTATAGGAGTTAGGGTAGTAAGCAGGGATCATGCTATGCAGATATGCTCAATCTTCAGAGATAG